A genomic segment from Verrucomicrobiia bacterium encodes:
- a CDS encoding response regulator transcription factor translates to MNKRKVEKAIQVALVEDDPNLRTNLAAMLNGSDGFHCQAAYPDAKAALRNIPANRPDVVLMDINLPGMLGTECVRQLKELAPGLPVLMLTVYEDSEQIFKSLMAGATGYLLKRTPRDKLLEAIREVNDGGAPMSRQIARRVVQFFQKINELPGDQKKSADVSNLTDREREVLAALAKGYAYKEIADHLKISFETVRTHLRTIYEKLHVHSRTEAVLKYLGH, encoded by the coding sequence ATGAACAAACGGAAGGTGGAAAAAGCCATTCAAGTTGCCCTGGTGGAAGACGACCCGAACCTGCGCACGAATCTCGCGGCGATGCTCAACGGTTCGGACGGATTCCATTGTCAGGCGGCGTATCCGGACGCCAAGGCGGCCCTGCGCAACATTCCCGCCAATCGTCCCGACGTGGTGCTGATGGACATCAATCTCCCGGGCATGCTCGGCACGGAATGCGTCCGGCAGTTGAAGGAACTGGCCCCCGGCCTGCCGGTGTTGATGCTCACGGTTTACGAGGACAGCGAGCAAATCTTCAAATCACTCATGGCCGGCGCCACCGGCTACCTGTTGAAGCGCACGCCGCGGGACAAACTGCTGGAAGCCATCCGCGAAGTGAACGACGGCGGCGCCCCGATGTCGCGCCAGATCGCCCGCCGCGTGGTGCAGTTTTTTCAGAAGATCAACGAACTGCCGGGCGACCAGAAAAAATCCGCGGACGTCAGCAACCTGACGGACCGGGAAAGGGAAGTTCTCGCCGCCCTGGCCAAGGGCTATGCCTACAAGGAAATTGCCGACCACCTGAAGATCAGTTTCGAAACCGTGCGCACGCATTTGCGCACGATTTACGAAAAACTGCACGTGCACAGCCGCACCGAGGCGGTATTGAAATACCTGGGCCACTGA
- a CDS encoding prepilin-type N-terminal cleavage/methylation domain-containing protein, producing the protein MNALRTHRSIAPAKPAAFTLIELLVVIAIIAILAAMLLPALAKAKDKAQRTTCVNNEKQIILAAHMYAGDNQDTLPHPNWNPPWIQGWLYDGSAGSPPNLSAAPYNVNPALAYQGGLLWPYIKAIGVYKCPTDMSTTAPGYVARPNKLSTYVWNGAVCGFGAKNTGFKLTLFKQDAYIGWEPNEYTPSGVTAYNDASSYPDPAADGALGRRHGKSGGIVMGVSGNVQFVKYVEWAQMAQSPVKNSVWCNPGSVNGR; encoded by the coding sequence ATGAATGCATTGCGAACCCATCGCTCCATTGCTCCCGCAAAGCCCGCCGCCTTCACCCTGATTGAATTGCTGGTGGTCATTGCCATCATCGCCATCCTGGCGGCGATGCTGTTGCCGGCCCTGGCCAAGGCCAAGGACAAGGCTCAACGGACCACCTGCGTGAACAACGAAAAGCAAATCATTTTGGCGGCACACATGTATGCGGGAGACAATCAAGACACCCTGCCTCACCCGAACTGGAATCCGCCTTGGATCCAGGGATGGCTTTATGACGGGAGTGCGGGCAGCCCGCCGAATCTTTCCGCGGCGCCCTACAATGTGAATCCAGCCCTGGCGTATCAGGGTGGGTTGCTCTGGCCTTACATCAAAGCCATTGGTGTTTACAAGTGCCCCACCGATATGTCCACCACCGCGCCGGGCTACGTGGCCCGGCCGAACAAACTTTCGACGTATGTCTGGAATGGCGCAGTCTGCGGTTTTGGCGCAAAGAACACCGGATTTAAGCTGACCCTGTTCAAACAGGATGCGTATATCGGGTGGGAGCCCAATGAATACACTCCGTCGGGCGTCACGGCTTACAATGATGCTTCGAGTTATCCAGATCCCGCGGCGGATGGCGCCTTGGGGCGCCGGCACGGAAAAAGCGGTGGCATTGTCATGGGCGTCAGCGGCAATGTGCAATTCGTGAAATATGTGGAGTGGGCGCAGATGGCGCAAAGCCCCGTCAAAAACAGCGTGTGGTGCAATCCGGGTTCGGTAAACGGCCGGTGA
- a CDS encoding Gfo/Idh/MocA family oxidoreductase: protein MNPKEKGFLHFSRRGFLKTMGWVGAGLSAAGLARPAAAGQIRFENTGLRPRRSGARYMGGFAAPQLEKVRWGAIGVGARGSGHVEQLAQIEGSEIVAICDLYEDWANRSAAGVEKLGKRRPDLYFGSPTKYHEMLARPDIDAVVIATPWEEHAPMAIAAMKAGKHAFVEVPLAFTLKDLWDVVDTSEMTGRHCMMMENCNYGREELLFLNMTRQGVLGHLLHGEAAYLHPLREQMMEVDRGTGSWRTKYYSQANGGNLYPTHGLGPVAQYMNLARTEDMFERLVSFATPAFGRAEFAREHFPPDHKWNKMKFECGDLSTQIIKTRLGRTIMVQWDETSPRPYSRHNLIMGTKGMLAGYPSRAAIEGRGSYHEWKEDEEFEKLYAEFEHPLYKRMGEQAVKMGGHGGMDFIMRMRMVECLRQGEPLDQNVYEGALWSAVRPLSARSEAEGGAPQAFPDFTRGDWKTTAPLGIIA, encoded by the coding sequence ATGAACCCGAAGGAAAAAGGATTTCTGCATTTCAGCCGCCGCGGCTTTCTCAAGACCATGGGTTGGGTCGGAGCCGGTCTCTCGGCCGCCGGACTGGCCCGGCCCGCGGCCGCGGGTCAGATCCGGTTTGAAAACACGGGCCTCCGTCCGCGCCGCAGTGGCGCGCGCTACATGGGCGGCTTCGCCGCGCCCCAATTGGAGAAGGTGCGCTGGGGTGCCATCGGAGTGGGGGCGCGCGGCAGCGGGCACGTGGAGCAACTGGCACAGATCGAGGGCAGCGAAATCGTCGCGATTTGCGATTTGTATGAGGACTGGGCAAACCGCAGCGCGGCGGGCGTCGAAAAGCTCGGCAAACGCCGGCCGGATTTGTATTTCGGTTCGCCGACCAAGTATCACGAGATGCTGGCGCGCCCGGACATCGACGCCGTCGTCATCGCCACGCCGTGGGAGGAACACGCGCCCATGGCGATTGCCGCGATGAAGGCCGGGAAACATGCCTTTGTCGAAGTGCCGCTGGCGTTCACGCTGAAGGACCTCTGGGACGTTGTGGACACATCCGAAATGACCGGCCGGCATTGCATGATGATGGAGAATTGCAACTACGGCCGCGAAGAGCTGTTGTTCCTCAACATGACGCGCCAGGGCGTGCTCGGTCACCTGCTGCACGGCGAGGCGGCGTATTTGCATCCGTTGCGGGAGCAGATGATGGAGGTGGATCGCGGCACGGGCAGCTGGCGCACGAAGTATTATTCCCAGGCCAACGGCGGGAACTTGTATCCCACGCACGGCCTGGGACCGGTGGCGCAATACATGAATCTGGCGCGCACCGAGGACATGTTCGAGCGCCTGGTGTCGTTTGCCACCCCGGCATTTGGCCGCGCCGAGTTTGCGCGCGAACATTTTCCGCCGGACCACAAGTGGAACAAGATGAAGTTCGAGTGTGGCGACCTCAGCACGCAGATCATCAAGACCCGGCTGGGCCGCACCATCATGGTGCAATGGGACGAAACGAGTCCGCGGCCCTACTCACGGCACAACCTGATCATGGGCACAAAGGGGATGCTGGCGGGTTACCCGTCGCGTGCGGCCATCGAGGGGCGCGGCTCGTATCACGAATGGAAGGAAGACGAGGAGTTTGAAAAGCTCTACGCCGAGTTTGAACATCCGCTCTACAAGCGCATGGGCGAACAGGCGGTGAAGATGGGCGGTCACGGCGGCATGGATTTCATCATGCGCATGCGCATGGTCGAGTGCCTGCGTCAGGGCGAACCGCTGGATCAAAATGTTTACGAGGGCGCGCTCTGGAGCGCCGTGCGTCCCTTGAGCGCCAGGTCGGAGGCGGAGGGTGGTGCCCCGCAGGCGTTCCCTGACTTCACACGCGGCGATTGGAAAACCACCGCGCCGCTGGGCATCATCGCTTGA
- a CDS encoding prepilin-type N-terminal cleavage/methylation domain-containing protein yields METSSNRCPRPTPPGRHRRPSPVGAFTLIELLVVIAIIAILAAMLLPALGKAKAKAKDIQCVNNSKQIGLAMTMYVSDADGKLISYSDPSGAYALWIGRLQNNYSAITQSRICPTTQDASPWVQQGDAAYVGFGTADYTWNWGVFGPPYHGSYAINTWCYSGLSAGSSAPRFYYDKEAAILHPTTTPYFSDSTWVDGGPLETDHPARNLHGGGDANGMQRLTIARHGAGNAASAPRNVPAGAKMVGRINVGFTDGHVEPVRLEDLWKLTWHNGWIEPVTRPQ; encoded by the coding sequence GTGGAAACATCCTCGAATCGTTGCCCGCGTCCAACGCCTCCGGGGCGCCACCGCCGACCGTCACCCGTCGGTGCTTTCACATTGATCGAGCTTTTGGTGGTGATTGCCATCATCGCCATTCTGGCGGCCATGCTGCTGCCGGCCTTGGGCAAGGCCAAGGCCAAGGCGAAGGACATCCAGTGCGTGAACAACAGCAAGCAAATCGGCCTGGCCATGACCATGTATGTCAGTGACGCGGATGGAAAGCTGATCAGCTACAGCGACCCCAGCGGCGCATACGCGCTTTGGATTGGCCGTCTGCAAAACAATTACAGCGCCATCACGCAATCGCGCATCTGTCCGACCACGCAGGATGCCAGCCCGTGGGTGCAGCAGGGCGACGCCGCCTACGTTGGGTTTGGCACCGCGGATTACACCTGGAACTGGGGCGTGTTTGGTCCGCCTTACCATGGGAGTTACGCCATCAACACATGGTGTTATTCCGGGCTGTCCGCGGGCAGTTCGGCGCCGCGCTTCTACTACGACAAGGAAGCCGCCATCCTGCACCCCACCACGACGCCATATTTCAGCGACTCCACATGGGTCGATGGCGGCCCGCTGGAAACCGATCACCCGGCGCGCAACCTGCACGGCGGCGGTGACGCCAACGGCATGCAGCGTTTGACAATCGCGCGTCACGGCGCGGGCAACGCCGCGAGTGCACCGCGAAACGTTCCTGCCGGCGCCAAGATGGTTGGGCGGATCAACGTGGGCTTTACCGACGGCCACGTGGAGCCGGTCCGACTGGAGGATTTGTGGAAGCTGACGTGGCACAACGGCTGGATCGAGCCGGTCACGCGACCACAATGA